From Mytilus edulis chromosome 8, xbMytEdul2.2, whole genome shotgun sequence, one genomic window encodes:
- the LOC139485985 gene encoding fibrinogen-like protein A: MYKIILIVYLSTINLTSGRSNSSEIRQYRKSSEEDGRVDTIWNELQGICLHGNRRKTVQELKQDTQVLLKNMAKYKDVVKMNKQLKKDIEWILEETQGEKEISRIISLLKNDFKETCTKTAKDCTELKKYNEKSGVYRISPGNSKNLDVYCDMTTDGGGWSIIQRHQDRTVDFQRTWSEYENGFGNVEGDYWLGNKYIHHLTSSGKYELRIVLTNNKNEKRYAAYKQFGIRDAASKYKLSVGSYSGNAGDSMKYHNGQPFSATDQDNDKSSDDCASSLGPWWHNSCCTSALNKKMSSNLYWRTLPNKAANKSIMMIRRI; this comes from the exons ATGTACAAAATAATACTGATTGTGTATTTGTCAACAATTAACTTGACATCAGGGAGAAGCAATAGCAGTG AGATACGACAGTATCGCAAATCTTCAGAGGAAGATGGTAGAGTTGACACAATATGGAACGAGTTGCAAG GAATATGTCTACATGGAAATCGACGCAAGACCGTGCAAGAGCTGAAACAGGATACACAAGTTTTGCTAAAAA ATATGGCAAAATACAAAGATGTTGTTAAAATgaataaacaattgaaaaaagaTATCGAATGGATCTTGGAAG AAACGCAAGGGGAAAAAGAAATTTCAAGGATAATAAGTCTATTGAAGAATGATTTCAAAg AAACATGTACAAAAACTGCAAAAGATTgtactgagctaaagaagtacaaCGAAAAATCCGGCGTATACAGAATATCTCCAGGAAATTCGAAGAACCTAGATGTTTACTGTGATATGACGACAGACGGAGGTGGTTGGTCG ATAATCCAGAGACACCAGGATAGAACTGTGGATTTCCAACGAACGTGGTCAGAATACGAAAATGGATTTGGGAATGTTGAAGGTGACTACTGGTTAG GAAACAAGTATATCCATCATCTGACATCTAGTGGCAAATATGAACTGAGGATTGTTTTGACAAACAACAAAAATGAGAAGAGATATGCTGCTTACAAACAATTCGGTATTAGAGATGCAGCATCAAAATACAAACTAAGTGTTGGCAGTTATAGTGGAAATGCAG GTGATTCGATGAAGTATCATAACGGGCAGCCGTTTTCCGCAACTGACCAAGACAACGATAAGAGCAGTGATGACTGTGCCAGTAGTCTTGGGCCTTGGTGGCATAACAGTTGCTGCACGAGTGCACTCAACAAAAAGATGAGTTCCAACCTTTATTGGCGAACTTTACCTAACAAAGCTGCCAACAAATCTATCATGATGATAAGAAGAATATAG